One genomic segment of Bacteroidota bacterium includes these proteins:
- a CDS encoding DUF4197 domain-containing protein codes for MNKINKYILIASVSSLSVSCDIMQEVVNASNEIVMNMPSESVDIAAGLKAALNRGTGTAVAQLHKTDGFFKDELIKIYLPEEAKFIYDNKDHYLLKSTGISKQIDDVILSMNRVAEEASAKAAPIFTDAVSQITFADAEAILFGEDNAATVYLKNKSYNKLYSEFKPDVDLVMNKDLGLGFSANSSWTLLADKYNKAVDMGGSMLGWKKTNTDLSKHVTEKALDGVFVKIEDEEKLIRKDPKERVTQILKDVFGKLDNQSNNSNN; via the coding sequence ATGAATAAGATAAACAAATACATACTTATAGCATCGGTTAGTTCTTTATCCGTGTCATGCGATATCATGCAGGAAGTAGTAAACGCTTCAAACGAAATTGTAATGAATATGCCTTCCGAATCAGTTGATATAGCTGCAGGGTTGAAAGCCGCCTTAAACAGAGGTACAGGAACTGCTGTTGCGCAACTGCATAAAACAGACGGTTTTTTCAAAGATGAGCTGATTAAAATCTACCTTCCCGAAGAAGCCAAATTTATTTATGATAATAAAGATCATTATCTTTTGAAGTCGACAGGTATATCGAAACAAATTGACGATGTAATTTTATCGATGAACAGAGTTGCCGAGGAAGCATCAGCAAAGGCAGCTCCTATTTTCACCGATGCTGTTTCGCAAATAACTTTTGCCGATGCCGAAGCAATTTTGTTCGGTGAAGATAATGCCGCTACAGTTTATCTTAAAAACAAATCGTACAACAAACTATATAGCGAATTCAAGCCTGATGTTGATTTGGTGATGAATAAGGACTTAGGCTTAGGTTTTTCGGCCAACAGCTCCTGGACATTGCTCGCCGATAAATACAACAAAGCAGTTGATATGGGCGGAAGCATGCTGGGATGGAAAAAGACAAATACTGATCTTAGCAAGCACGTTACCGAAAAAGCACTTGACGGTGTATTTGTAAAAATTGAAGACGAAGAAAAACTGATCAGAAAAGACCCTAAGGAAAGGGTTACTCAGATTTTGAAAGATGTATTTGGTAAACTGGATAATCAAAGTAACAACAGTAATAACTAG
- a CDS encoding class I mannose-6-phosphate isomerase, whose product MGKYLGNRKPNYDKTPAVIIERENKSLILGWNDIVENLKADLAKVEKSNQVLVLDTYQGVYDEEIIGAVKGIEHSLFINAADLMMSAEEVDTLVYPDVTDDAIFGYLTRLKIEKFFNEEKIAEAKAQIAAAEGTVIVYGIGAALACDTPDLLVYADMARWEIQMRMRKDEVNNFGVENNELKFALQYKRSFFVDWRVIDRHKKTLMNKWDYVLDTNKAEEPKMLSGDVLASGMQKAVETPFRLVPFFDPGPWGGQWMKEVVDLDKDSENYAWCFDCVPEENSLCFQFGEHQFEIPSINLVFDKPAELMGAKVHGRFGDEFPIRFDFLDTMGGGNLSLQVHPLTEYIQQEFGMHYTQDESYYMLEAEEGANVYLGLKEGVNPQEMLNDLNHAQETGEEFPAEKHAGMFPAKKHDHFLIPAGTVHCSGAGSMVLEISATPYIFTFKLYDWGRMGLDGKPRPINIKHGEKVIDWNRTENWTKEHLVNAITPIAKGDGWEEEKTGLHEREFIETRRHWFTKEVLHKRTGSVDVINLVEGREAIIESPTGKFEPFVVHYAETFVLPVEAGDYTIRPYGEAEGTKCGTLKAFVRTEA is encoded by the coding sequence ATGGGTAAATATTTAGGAAATAGAAAGCCGAATTACGATAAAACTCCGGCTGTAATTATAGAGAGGGAAAACAAAAGTTTGATCCTTGGATGGAACGACATCGTTGAAAACTTAAAAGCTGATTTAGCTAAAGTTGAGAAGTCAAACCAAGTATTAGTACTTGATACTTATCAGGGTGTTTATGATGAGGAAATCATAGGAGCTGTTAAGGGAATTGAGCACTCTCTTTTCATTAACGCTGCCGATTTAATGATGAGCGCAGAGGAAGTTGATACATTAGTTTACCCTGATGTTACTGACGATGCTATCTTTGGTTACCTTACTCGTTTAAAGATCGAGAAGTTCTTTAACGAAGAAAAAATCGCTGAAGCAAAAGCTCAGATCGCTGCTGCAGAAGGAACAGTTATCGTTTATGGTATCGGTGCTGCTTTAGCTTGCGATACTCCTGATTTATTGGTTTACGCTGATATGGCTCGTTGGGAAATCCAAATGAGAATGCGTAAAGACGAAGTAAACAACTTCGGTGTTGAAAACAATGAGCTTAAATTTGCTCTACAATATAAACGTTCGTTCTTTGTTGACTGGAGAGTAATAGACCGACACAAGAAAACATTAATGAACAAGTGGGATTACGTACTTGACACAAACAAAGCTGAGGAGCCAAAAATGCTTTCCGGTGATGTTTTAGCTTCAGGTATGCAAAAAGCTGTTGAAACTCCATTTCGTTTGGTACCTTTCTTCGATCCGGGACCATGGGGAGGACAATGGATGAAAGAAGTAGTTGATCTTGATAAAGATTCTGAAAACTACGCTTGGTGTTTTGATTGTGTTCCTGAAGAGAACTCATTGTGTTTCCAGTTTGGAGAGCACCAATTCGAAATTCCATCTATCAACCTTGTATTCGACAAGCCTGCTGAATTGATGGGAGCAAAAGTTCACGGACGTTTTGGAGATGAATTCCCAATTCGTTTCGATTTCCTTGATACAATGGGAGGTGGTAATTTAAGTTTACAGGTTCACCCTTTAACTGAGTACATCCAGCAGGAATTCGGTATGCACTACACACAGGATGAGTCGTACTATATGTTGGAAGCAGAAGAAGGAGCAAATGTTTACTTAGGTCTTAAAGAAGGAGTTAATCCACAAGAAATGCTTAATGATCTTAACCATGCACAGGAAACAGGAGAAGAATTTCCTGCCGAAAAGCATGCCGGAATGTTTCCTGCTAAAAAGCATGATCATTTCCTGATTCCCGCAGGAACAGTTCACTGTTCAGGTGCCGGATCAATGGTGTTAGAGATTTCTGCTACTCCATATATCTTCACTTTCAAACTTTACGATTGGGGAAGAATGGGACTTGATGGAAAACCAAGACCGATCAACATCAAACACGGTGAAAAGGTTATCGACTGGAACAGAACTGAAAACTGGACTAAAGAGCACCTTGTTAACGCTATTACTCCAATCGCTAAAGGAGACGGATGGGAAGAAGAGAAAACAGGACTTCACGAGAGAGAATTCATCGAAACCCGTCGTCACTGGTTTACAAAAGAAGTTCTTCACAAGCGTACAGGAAGTGTTGATGTAATTAACCTTGTTGAAGGTCGTGAGGCTATCATCGAATCTCCAACAGGTAAATTCGAACCATTCGTAGTTCACTATGCCGAGACGTTTGTATTACCGGTTGAAGCCGGAGATTATACAATCCGTCCTTACGGTGAAGCTGAAGGAACTAAGTGTGGTACACTTAAAGCATTTGTTCGTACAGAAGCGTAA
- a CDS encoding glucose-6-phosphate isomerase family protein, whose translation MSKMVDPGFGIKPTVNPMGFEYAEGVFGPEVENRTIDSIRQSLKDPNCEGPETVYSIAMDVGKEEHKSTLDELHLLYGVVTYAAGSLGVEPIRSQGHIHKKSPLTQCSTPEVYEIWSGKAIIYMQEYAEDNPGRCFAVVAEPGEVVIVPPNWAHATISADPTQPLTFGAWCDREYGFEYDGVRAHKGIAWFPMYNENNEIVWEANNMYEKSELIVKSPREYADLNIVKGEPIYKTFENDNRAFDYVVDPKLKKEVWENYIP comes from the coding sequence ATGTCAAAAATGGTAGATCCGGGATTTGGAATAAAGCCAACGGTAAATCCTATGGGGTTTGAATATGCCGAAGGAGTATTTGGTCCGGAAGTAGAAAACAGAACTATCGATTCTATTCGTCAGAGTTTAAAAGACCCAAATTGCGAAGGACCGGAAACGGTTTATTCTATCGCAATGGACGTAGGTAAAGAAGAGCACAAATCAACTTTAGATGAGCTTCACTTACTTTACGGAGTAGTAACATATGCAGCTGGAAGCTTAGGTGTTGAGCCTATTCGTTCGCAGGGACACATTCACAAAAAATCTCCATTAACTCAGTGTTCAACTCCTGAGGTTTATGAAATTTGGAGTGGAAAGGCTATCATCTACATGCAAGAGTATGCAGAGGATAATCCGGGAAGATGCTTCGCCGTTGTTGCCGAGCCGGGAGAAGTTGTTATCGTTCCGCCAAACTGGGCTCACGCTACAATTAGCGCAGATCCTACTCAGCCATTAACTTTTGGTGCATGGTGCGACCGTGAATACGGATTTGAGTACGATGGAGTACGTGCACACAAAGGAATCGCCTGGTTCCCTATGTACAACGAAAACAACGAAATAGTTTGGGAAGCAAACAACATGTACGAGAAAAGCGAATTAATCGTTAAGTCGCCACGTGAGTATGCTGATTTGAACATTGTAAAGGGTGAGCCTATCTACAAAACTTTCGAAAACGACAACCGTGCATTCGACTACGTAGTAGATCCAAAGTTGAAAAAAGAAGTTTGGGAAAACTATATACCGTAG
- a CDS encoding AraC family transcriptional regulator translates to MDAIYQNLESISHDTFFTVHSHKSHYNVPLHFHPEIEIMYTIKGSGVRIVGDNISNYNEGELVIVGANIPHVWKRDKNNSEDEISERIVLFVNNSELLKATFSLPEFTEIKNMLAKSEKGILYRDDKDFSIKDSILSISKKKGFERFSEVINLLRKLSEIKEYDSLSLGNLKHSEANRDENRLNKCIEYISENYHSKIELETISDIANLTPNSFCRYFKKRTTKTFSQYVSDVRLNKACQLLLETNNNIEVIAYESGYNSLSNFNNQFFRKFGFSPKEYRGMNK, encoded by the coding sequence ATGGATGCTATATATCAGAATCTGGAAAGTATATCCCATGACACTTTCTTCACTGTACACTCTCATAAGAGTCACTACAATGTGCCATTACATTTCCATCCTGAAATTGAAATCATGTATACTATAAAAGGTAGCGGGGTAAGAATAGTTGGTGATAATATTTCTAATTACAATGAAGGAGAACTTGTTATTGTAGGAGCGAATATTCCTCATGTATGGAAAAGAGATAAAAATAATTCGGAGGATGAAATTTCGGAAAGAATAGTATTATTCGTAAATAACTCTGAACTGCTTAAGGCTACTTTTAGTCTCCCCGAATTCACTGAAATAAAAAACATGTTGGCAAAATCGGAAAAGGGTATTTTGTACAGAGATGACAAAGATTTTTCGATTAAGGATAGTATACTAAGTATATCGAAAAAGAAGGGATTTGAAAGATTTTCGGAAGTGATTAACCTTTTGAGGAAGCTATCGGAAATAAAAGAATACGATTCGCTATCGCTTGGAAATCTAAAACACTCCGAAGCAAACAGAGATGAAAACCGTTTAAATAAATGTATCGAATATATTTCGGAGAATTACCACAGTAAGATCGAGCTTGAAACTATTTCGGATATTGCCAACCTTACACCAAATTCGTTTTGCAGATATTTTAAAAAGAGAACAACTAAAACATTCTCGCAATATGTTTCTGATGTAAGATTAAACAAGGCCTGCCAGTTATTACTTGAAACAAATAATAATATCGAAGTTATTGCATACGAAAGCGGTTATAACAGTCTTTCTAATTTTAACAATCAATTTTTTAGAAAATTTGGGTTTTCCCCTAAAGAATATCGGGGTATGAATAAGTAA
- a CDS encoding ROK family protein, producing the protein METYIGIDIGGTRIKIGAIINDELMDSKIVDVESKNKFESMIESVEVAIDEICANLNISAKEVAGIGVTFPGIVDAKQSKVIATNDKYDSAKAFDWKKWVAEKYNNCSFYINNDAKLAAVGEWKYGAGRGTTDMAMITLGTGVGSGVISDNRMLGGKHGQAGNLGGHLTVKFDGDTCSCGNKGCIEAQASTDVLERLYKEYSEGKDSSLAKEEKVDFKAIFTHAAEGDLVASELRDYCMNVWGAGVVNHIHAYDPEVVVLGGGIMNSKDVILPHIKGYVDAYAWTPWNDVKIVEASMLDNAAVFGAVYMCKNQ; encoded by the coding sequence ATGGAAACTTATATTGGAATAGATATAGGAGGAACACGTATTAAGATCGGTGCGATTATTAATGACGAGTTAATGGATTCGAAAATTGTAGATGTTGAAAGCAAAAACAAATTCGAATCTATGATTGAATCTGTAGAGGTAGCAATCGATGAGATTTGTGCTAATCTAAACATCTCTGCAAAGGAGGTTGCCGGTATTGGGGTAACATTCCCTGGAATTGTTGATGCAAAACAATCGAAAGTAATAGCTACAAACGACAAATACGATTCGGCAAAAGCCTTCGACTGGAAAAAGTGGGTAGCAGAAAAATATAACAACTGTTCATTCTATATCAACAACGATGCAAAACTTGCAGCAGTTGGAGAATGGAAGTACGGAGCAGGTAGAGGCACTACCGATATGGCTATGATCACTCTTGGTACAGGAGTAGGATCGGGTGTTATATCCGACAATAGAATGTTGGGTGGTAAGCACGGACAAGCCGGTAATCTTGGAGGTCACCTTACTGTTAAATTCGACGGAGATACTTGTAGCTGTGGAAACAAAGGTTGTATAGAGGCTCAGGCATCAACTGATGTATTAGAGCGTTTGTACAAAGAGTATTCAGAAGGAAAAGACAGTTCTCTAGCGAAAGAAGAGAAAGTAGATTTTAAAGCCATTTTCACACACGCGGCAGAAGGAGATTTAGTAGCATCAGAATTACGCGATTATTGTATGAATGTTTGGGGAGCAGGAGTTGTAAACCACATTCACGCATACGATCCCGAAGTAGTTGTTTTAGGTGGAGGTATTATGAATTCTAAGGATGTAATATTACCACACATCAAGGGTTATGTCGATGCTTATGCGTGGACTCCATGGAACGATGTGAAAATTGTTGAAGCAAGTATGTTAGACAATGCAGCTGTATTTGGAGCAGTTTACATGTGCAAAAATCAATAG
- a CDS encoding glucose-6-phosphate isomerase family protein, with protein MSEIIKPYDTEVSYLNDKIQGKAVNFLTRNFDNIKDIFEDASSLTEEDKAKIAYEVESFLPEEEGTEGGLFFGMTRLMPGKVGEEYNMTKGHFHSKIATAEFYWGIEGEGLLLLMDENRKVSAQKVYPGSLNYVPRNIAHRMVNVGEKVLAFGACWPSDAGHNYGTIATDGFAAKVIEQDGKPVIIKKD; from the coding sequence ATGAGTGAAATAATAAAACCTTACGATACAGAAGTATCTTATTTGAATGATAAGATTCAGGGAAAAGCAGTTAATTTCTTAACCAGAAACTTCGATAACATCAAAGATATTTTCGAAGATGCTTCATCTTTAACTGAAGAAGATAAAGCTAAGATTGCTTATGAAGTAGAATCGTTCTTGCCGGAGGAAGAAGGAACAGAAGGCGGATTATTCTTCGGAATGACTCGTTTAATGCCGGGGAAAGTAGGAGAGGAGTACAACATGACTAAAGGTCACTTCCACTCAAAAATAGCTACTGCTGAGTTCTATTGGGGAATCGAAGGAGAAGGACTTTTATTATTGATGGATGAAAACAGAAAGGTAAGTGCTCAGAAAGTATATCCGGGAAGTCTTAACTACGTACCTCGTAATATCGCTCACCGTATGGTAAACGTTGGTGAGAAAGTTTTAGCATTCGGAGCTTGTTGGCCATCAGATGCGGGTCACAACTATGGGACAATTGCAACTGACGGATTTGCTGCTAAAGTAATAGAGCAGGATGGTAAACCTGTAATTATCAAAAAAGACTAA